In Tachysurus fulvidraco isolate hzauxx_2018 chromosome 1, HZAU_PFXX_2.0, whole genome shotgun sequence, a single window of DNA contains:
- the LOC113663171 gene encoding E3 ubiquitin-protein ligase TRIM39-like isoform X1, whose product MAESSQPTKGRKRKIMSETHTFSHGSSSLLSEDQLLCSICLDVFTDPVTTPCGHNFCKSCLTKYWDKSQHGLCPLCKEEFTKRPELKINTTLREVADHFKKKCGSEKPEVLCDACSGEKLMALKSCLDCGLSLCKTHLEPHNHVSKFKKHKLINPVENLEDYICQKHERALELFCRDDQTCVCQFCTETDHKNHNTVPIEEESRERKIQMVKTKTDVQQMIQDRLKKIKEIKHSVEKSKRSTEKEKADSVEIFTALIRSIERSQAELLEMMEEKQKAAERQAEGLIKELEQEISVLKRRNTELEQLSHTEEHLHLLQVYSSMCSPPHTKNWTGISINTDVSEDTVRTALSQLQQTLNEKLTNTLNDKLKKRVSTELKRIQQYAVDVTLDPETANPYLILSADGKQVRLGDKPQKLCDSPQRFNKCPCVLGKQSFSSGRFYYEVQVRGKTDWDFGVATENINRKGKIIPSPLHGLWAVALRNETQYKAYAGPAVLLRLKKKLEVVGVFVDYEEGLVSFYDVKSRSHIYSFTGQSFTEKLHPYFSPELNKGGKNLAPLIISPVFKTR is encoded by the exons ATGGCTGAATCTTCACAACCAACAAAAGGCAGAAAAAGGAAGATCATGAGTGAAACACATACAT TTTCTCATGGCTCCAGCAGTCTCCTGTCTGAAGATCAGCTGCTGTGTTCGATCTGTCTGGATGTGTTCACTGATCCAGTCACCACTCCATGTGGACACAACTTCTGTAAGAGCTGCCTTACAAAGTACTGGGACAAGAGTCAACACGGTCTCTGTCCATTATGTAAAGAGGAATTCACCAAGAGACCTGAACTGAAGATTAATACAACACTGAGAGAGGTTGCAGATCACTTCAAGAAAAAATGTGGTTCTGAAAAACCTGAGGTTCTTTGTGATGCCTGCAGTGGAGAGAAGCTGATGGCCCTGAAATCCTGTCTGGATTGTGGACTGAGTTTGTGTAAAACTCATCTAGAGCCTCATAATCATGTTTCAAAATTTAAGAAGCACAAGCTAATAAACCctgtggagaacctggaggactACATATGCCAGAAACATGAGAGAGCTCTGGAGCTGTTCTGTAGAGATgatcagacgtgtgtgtgtcagttctgtACTGAGACAGACCACAAGAATCACAACACTGTTCCTATAgaggaggagagcagagagaggaag ATTCAGATGGTGAAAACCAAAACAGATGTGCAGCAGATGATTCAGGACCGACTGAAGAAGATAAAAGAGATCAAACACTCAGTAGAGAAAAGCAAA AgaagcacagagaaagagaaagcagacagTGTTGAAATCTTCACTGCTCTGATTCGCTCCATTGAGAGAAGTCAGGCTGAGCTGCTGGAGATgatggaggagaagcagaaagcagcagagagGCAGGCTGAAGGACTCATTAAAGAGCTAGAGCAGGAAATCAGTGTGCTAAAGAGGAGAAacactgagctggagcagctctcacacactgaggagCATCTCCACCTCCTACAg GTTTACTCCTCCATGTGCAGCCCTCCACACACCAAGAACTGGACTGGGATCAGTATTAACACTGATGTGAGTGAGGACACTGTGAGGACAGCTCTGTCTCAGCTTCAGCAGACTCTGAATGAGaaactcactaacacactcaatGACAAGTTAAAGAAAAGAG TTTCCACAGAACTGAAGAGGATTCAGCAGTATGCAG tggatgtgactctggatcctgaAACAGCAAATCCATATCTCATCCTGTCTGCTGATGGAAAACAAGTGAGGCTTGGGGACAAACCACAGAAACTTTGCGATTCACCACAGAGGTTTAATAAGTGCCCCTGTGTTCTGGGAAAGCAGAGTTTCTCCTCCGGgagattttattatgaggtgCAGGTCAGAGGGAAAACTGACTGGGATTTTGGGGTGGCCACAGAGAACATTAACAGGAAGGGGAAAATTATTCCAAGTCCTCTGCATGGATTGTGGGCTGTGGCCCTGAGGAATGAGACTCAGTATAAGGCTTATGCTGGTCCTGCTGTCCTGCTCAGACTGAAAAAGAAACTGGAGGtggtgggggtgtttgtggattatgaggagggtctggtctccttttatgatgtGAAGTCCAGATCTCATATTTATTCTTTCACTGGTCAGTCTTTCACTGAGAAACTCCATCCATACTTCAGTCCCGAATTAAATAAAGGAGGTAAAAATTTagcaccactgatcatctctcctgtatttAAGACAAGATGA